The nucleotide window ATGTCATTAAGCGCAAGGAAAAGCTCATACTCATGAGTATCAGGCCTGCCTGTGAATTCGGTTCCCCTGTCAGTAAGAACCCTTAAAAGAGGAACACCCATTTCTTCGAAGAAAGGAACAACCCTGTCATTGAGTATATCAGCCGAATTTATAGGATGCTTTGAGGTATACAGCTTGGCCTCCGCTACTGAAGAATATGTATCTATGAAGGTCTGTTGATAGATACGGCCTACACCTTTAATAGTACCTACATAAAAGGTATCCTGGGCCCCAAGATAACCTACATGTTCGGTCTCAATCTCACCCCAGGATATCTTCTCCTCTTTGGCCCTTTCCAGGGACTTTAACTGCGTTTCAGTGACAACTTCCCCTGTCTTTGAAACATGATCCTCCAAGGCATTGAGTCTCTTTTTGAATGTCTCAAGATTATGCCTCAGCCATACGCAGCGAACCCCAGCCGGCGATATGAACAGCCCGCGCCGGGTAAGCTCTGAGCTCACCCGCTTCTGTCCCAAAGCCGGATCCTCATATGCCATTGCCACTACAGCTTCTTCAACCTCCGAAGATACCCGGTTCTTATGATTGGGAACCCTTCTGTTCTGCTCATAAAGAGCTTCAACTCCTCCTTCCTCATAAGCATTCTTGACCCGGTAAAAAGTATCCCGGCTATAGCCCATCACCTGACATGCCCTTGAAACATTCTGAAGATAACCCGCCAACTCTAGCAATCCCATCTTACTTCTGATAAGTTTGTCTTCCGTACCCATTAGCTTTCTCCTTTCTGATTTTGTTTTATTTCCCCTCAGAAAGAATAGCTCGTGGGTACTTCCTTTTCAATTACCCAACTGTCAGATTTGATCGGA belongs to Desulfomonilia bacterium and includes:
- a CDS encoding IS481 family transposase, producing MGTEDKLIRSKMGLLELAGYLQNVSRACQVMGYSRDTFYRVKNAYEEGGVEALYEQNRRVPNHKNRVSSEVEEAVVAMAYEDPALGQKRVSSELTRRGLFISPAGVRCVWLRHNLETFKKRLNALEDHVSKTGEVVTETQLKSLERAKEEKISWGEIETEHVGYLGAQDTFYVGTIKGVGRIYQQTFIDTYSSVAEAKLYTSKHPINSADILNDRVVPFFEEMGVPLLRVLTDRGTEFTGRPDTHEYELFLALNDIDHTKTKARHPQTNGICERFHKTILEEFYSIAFRKKIYLNIDELQKDLDVWLKRYNTARPHQGKRCQGRTPMETFLENLPLAKDKILDMKFDLAA